The following proteins are co-located in the Pomacea canaliculata isolate SZHN2017 linkage group LG8, ASM307304v1, whole genome shotgun sequence genome:
- the LOC112570008 gene encoding DNA polymerase epsilon subunit 2-like isoform X1, producing MAGKLKLEINTAFKMHGLTLRSDACKYLVDVLLPVNEVEREDVLDKIIDVIQKQPLSSSLIQRSICENAVQECQAEHEDSEISLLVFDAFSVPRFTYVQDRKKFVMSSSLGLPDPALHGTALDKAALFLDRYSVLHQRTLRHDLFMKPALGSLPDDHSKKFQLQPVEYLVGSTARLQDVIVLGMLTQLKEGKWFLEDPTGTIQLDLSQASFHNGLFTDNSFVLAEGWYEDNIFHVEAFGFPPAEPASTTRAYFGNLNFFGGSSSTCSKSSAKLRKLEEENPDAMLVFVADLWLDNAKVMEKLRELFSGYSDFPPLAFILCGHFLSCPAGQSHIKELKEGFRTLSEIITEFPPLLSSSKFIFVPGPEDAGHPSIFPRPAIPNSITKEFRQKVPGAVFTSNPCRLQYCTKEIVVFREDIVTKMCRNCVRFPTDADIPLHFTKSVISQAHLCPLPLHVCPVYWAYDAGLRLYPLPDLVVCADKFDPFTQSHADCTVTNPGSFPRSDFSFKVYYPVSGEVQDSRIPG from the exons ATGGCTGGAAAACTGAAGCTCGAGATCAACACTGCATTTAAAATGCATGGTCTTACTTTAAGAag TGATGCCTGCAAATACCTTGTTGATGTCCTGTTACCAGTCAACGAAGTCGAAAGAGAGGACGTCTTGGACAAGATTATCGACGTCATCCAAAAGCAACCAC TGTCTTCATCTCTCATTCAACGCAGTATTTGTGAAAATGCAGTGCAAGAATGTCAAGCAGAGCATGAGGACAG TGAAATATCTCTACTGGTCTTTGATGCCTTCTCTGTGCCAAGGTTTACCTATGTCCAAGACAGGAAGAAGTTTGTCAT gAGTTCCAGCCTTGGATTACCTGACCCTGCTCTCCATGGCACTGCATTAGACAAGGCAGCACTTTTCCTGGATCGTTACTCAGTTTTACACCAG CGAACCCTAAGACATGACTTGTTCATGAAACCTGCTCTGGGGTCACTTCCAGATGATCACAGCAAAAAGTTCCAg cttcaaCCAGTAGAGTACCTGGTTGGCAGCACTGCTCGGCTGCAAGATGTGATTGTTCTTGGCATGTTGACGCAGCTGAAAGAG GGCAAATGGTTTCTTGAAGATCCAACTGGTACAATACAACTGGACCTGTCACAAGCA AGTTTTCACAATGGGCTGTTTACTGATAATTCCTTTGTCCTTGCTGAGGGATGGTatgaagataatatttttcatgttgaagCTTTTGGTTTTCCACCAGCAGAGCCTGCAAGTACCACCag GGCCTATTTCGGTAATTTGAACTTCTTTGGAGGATCTTCTTCCACCTGTTCTAAGTCTTCTGCCAAGCTACGAAAACTGGAGGAGGAGAATCCAGATGCAATGCTTGTTTTTGTAGCTGATTTGTGGCTTGATAATGCCAAG gtAATGGAGAAGCTGCGCGAACTCTTCTCTGGTTATTCAGATTTTCCACCCCTAGCCTTTATTCTGTGTGGTCATTTCCTGTCCTGCCCAGCAGGCCAGAGTCACATCAAAGAACTCAAAg AAGGTTTTCGGACTCTAAGCGAAATTATCACAGAATTTCCTCCCCTGTTGTCTAGTAGCAAATTTATCTTTGTTCCTGGCCCTGAGGATGCTGGTCATCCATCCATCTTTCCAAG ACCAGCTATTCCAAACTCAATCACAAAAGAATTTCGTCAGAAGGTTCCAGGAGCAGTTTTCACATCAAATCCTTGTCGACTGCAATACTGCACAAAAGAGATAGTTGTGTTTAGAGAAGACATTGTCACCAAAATGTGTCGCAACTGTGTACGCTTCCCAACTGATGCAGACATTCCTTTACAT tttacaaAGTCAGTCATCAGTCAGGCCCATCTCTGTCCACTGCCTCTGCATGTTTGTCCTGTTTACTGGGCTTATGATGCTGGACTAAGGCTTTACCCTTTGCCTGATCTTGTGGTCTGTGCTGACAAGTTTGATCCTTTCACTCAAAGTCATGCTGACTGTACTGTGACGAATCCA
- the LOC112570007 gene encoding putative GPI-anchored protein pfl2 isoform X2 — translation MASILCFFICWLITSALIAGAITTSSTTETISITAIPSVTNNTNTASPHAYNTTPNSTITTLTSSTITSTNSTSTSLVSSTPLPSTASITSLSSGSTTSTPTTTPTTTSTTTSTTTPTTATTTATTSSTTQVPSTTHAATHSTSLSLSTSSGAVTPTKPPTNLENVTVSETNLLLASDKFFIELSGPANISLHGLTLAVYDTEAESSVWNITFSANDSLNDKGLHVVQNINGAADMQGAVAVVLFESSGFRNNFTESEKSIVSHLMFSSNSSSVYPAYREILLRNQNKFLTVVNKTKLQVSSVSMSHCGDNLYPILTTSSPGMENICSFPENLRTVYTLMLKKKKEVKIDCSKIATGFSYQLMSNISEKCQCSVNPGLFLDSIVTCNDNLVVRFTFRAMVPRQLESFNESYHDYVTQNKDTLVNEIPFELMICADTCNPPHEPTGKNNDTSVTAAVVLSCIAVFSVILIAVIVYMRRKRRSTLQFRMSRLNEDDDMIGDMDDFIGSSDNNEPSFTNSQYNLTR, via the exons ATGGCatccattttatgtttttttatttgctggctGATCACTAGTGCTTTGATAGCAG GGGCTATTACGACAAGTAGTACTACAGAGACTATTTCTATAACAGCAATTCCTTCAGTGACTAATAACACCAATACAGCATCACCTCATGCATACAATACAACACCAAACAGCACTATTACAACCCTCACCTCCTCTACAATCACTTCTACAAACAGTACAAGCACGTCACTGGTTAGCTCCACTCCTTTACCAAGCACAGCATCCATCACTTCATTATCCAGTGGGTCTACCACATCTACACCAACAACTACACCAACAACTACATCAACAACTACATCAACAACTACACCAACAACTGCAACTACAACTGCAACTACATCATCTACCACACAAGTCCCAAGTACGACCCATGCAGCCACACATAGCACCTCACTCTCACTATCCACATCATCTGGCGCAGTCACTCCTACAAAGCCACCAACAAACCTAGAGAACGTCACAGTGAGCGAAACAAACTTGCTGCTGGCCAGTGACAAGTTCTTCATAGAGCTATCTG gaCCTGCAAATATTAGCCTGCATGGTTTGACTCTGGCAGTTTATGACACAGAAGCAGAATCGTCTGTCTGGAATATTACTTTTTCTGCAAATGATAGCCTCAATGACAAAGGTCTGCATGTAGTACAAAATATCAAT gGTGCAGCTGATATGCAGGGAGCAGTGGCTGTGGTTTTATTCGAATCAAGTGGCTTCAGAAATAATTTCACCGAGTCTGAAAAAAGCATTGTCAGTCACTTGATGTTTTCATCAAACTCTTCATCTGTTTATCCTGCTTATCGTGAAATCTTACTcagaaaccaaaacaaattCTTGACTGTTGTGAACAAAAC GAAGCTCCAGGTCAGCTCAGTCAGCATGAGTCATTGTGGCGATAATCTATATCCCATACTTACGACATCAAGCCCTGGCATGGAGAACATCTGTTCATTTCCAGAGAACCTCAGAACTGTATATACATTGatgctgaagaaaaagaaagaggttaAAATTGATTGCTCCAAGATAGCAACTGGTTTCTCTTACCAGCTTATGTCAAACATTAGTGAAAAGTGTCAATGCAGTGTAAACCCCGGTCTTTTTCTGG ACTCCATAGTGACCTGTAATGACAACCTGGTGGTGCGGTTCACCTTTCGGGCAATGGTGCCTCGGCAGCTGGAGAGTTTTAACGAAAGTTACCATGATTATGTAACACAGAACAAAGATACATTAGTGAATGAAATACCATTTGAGCTGATGATTTGTGCTGATACCTGCAACCCTCCACATGAGCCCACAGGAAAAAATA atgACACTAGTGTCACTGCTGCGGTCGTTCTTTCCTGCATTGCGGTCTTCAGTGTTATTCTCATTGCTGTGATTGTCTACATGCGCAGGAAACGACGAAGCACGTT ACAATTCCGCATGTCACGACtgaatgaagatgatgatatGATTGGTGACATGGATGATTTCATTGGCAGTTCTGACAACAACGAACCCAGCTTCACAAACTCCCAATATAATTTAACACGCTGA
- the LOC112570007 gene encoding serine-rich adhesin for platelets-like isoform X1: MASILCFFICWLITSALIAGGQTTTKASLNVTGAITTSSTTETISITAIPSVTNNTNTASPHAYNTTPNSTITTLTSSTITSTNSTSTSLVSSTPLPSTASITSLSSGSTTSTPTTTPTTTSTTTSTTTPTTATTTATTSSTTQVPSTTHAATHSTSLSLSTSSGAVTPTKPPTNLENVTVSETNLLLASDKFFIELSGPANISLHGLTLAVYDTEAESSVWNITFSANDSLNDKGLHVVQNINGAADMQGAVAVVLFESSGFRNNFTESEKSIVSHLMFSSNSSSVYPAYREILLRNQNKFLTVVNKTKLQVSSVSMSHCGDNLYPILTTSSPGMENICSFPENLRTVYTLMLKKKKEVKIDCSKIATGFSYQLMSNISEKCQCSVNPGLFLDSIVTCNDNLVVRFTFRAMVPRQLESFNESYHDYVTQNKDTLVNEIPFELMICADTCNPPHEPTGKNNDTSVTAAVVLSCIAVFSVILIAVIVYMRRKRRSTLQFRMSRLNEDDDMIGDMDDFIGSSDNNEPSFTNSQYNLTR, encoded by the exons ATGGCatccattttatgtttttttatttgctggctGATCACTAGTGCTTTGATAGCAG GTGGTCAGACTACAACTAAAGCCTCTTTAAATGTTACAGGGGCTATTACGACAAGTAGTACTACAGAGACTATTTCTATAACAGCAATTCCTTCAGTGACTAATAACACCAATACAGCATCACCTCATGCATACAATACAACACCAAACAGCACTATTACAACCCTCACCTCCTCTACAATCACTTCTACAAACAGTACAAGCACGTCACTGGTTAGCTCCACTCCTTTACCAAGCACAGCATCCATCACTTCATTATCCAGTGGGTCTACCACATCTACACCAACAACTACACCAACAACTACATCAACAACTACATCAACAACTACACCAACAACTGCAACTACAACTGCAACTACATCATCTACCACACAAGTCCCAAGTACGACCCATGCAGCCACACATAGCACCTCACTCTCACTATCCACATCATCTGGCGCAGTCACTCCTACAAAGCCACCAACAAACCTAGAGAACGTCACAGTGAGCGAAACAAACTTGCTGCTGGCCAGTGACAAGTTCTTCATAGAGCTATCTG gaCCTGCAAATATTAGCCTGCATGGTTTGACTCTGGCAGTTTATGACACAGAAGCAGAATCGTCTGTCTGGAATATTACTTTTTCTGCAAATGATAGCCTCAATGACAAAGGTCTGCATGTAGTACAAAATATCAAT gGTGCAGCTGATATGCAGGGAGCAGTGGCTGTGGTTTTATTCGAATCAAGTGGCTTCAGAAATAATTTCACCGAGTCTGAAAAAAGCATTGTCAGTCACTTGATGTTTTCATCAAACTCTTCATCTGTTTATCCTGCTTATCGTGAAATCTTACTcagaaaccaaaacaaattCTTGACTGTTGTGAACAAAAC GAAGCTCCAGGTCAGCTCAGTCAGCATGAGTCATTGTGGCGATAATCTATATCCCATACTTACGACATCAAGCCCTGGCATGGAGAACATCTGTTCATTTCCAGAGAACCTCAGAACTGTATATACATTGatgctgaagaaaaagaaagaggttaAAATTGATTGCTCCAAGATAGCAACTGGTTTCTCTTACCAGCTTATGTCAAACATTAGTGAAAAGTGTCAATGCAGTGTAAACCCCGGTCTTTTTCTGG ACTCCATAGTGACCTGTAATGACAACCTGGTGGTGCGGTTCACCTTTCGGGCAATGGTGCCTCGGCAGCTGGAGAGTTTTAACGAAAGTTACCATGATTATGTAACACAGAACAAAGATACATTAGTGAATGAAATACCATTTGAGCTGATGATTTGTGCTGATACCTGCAACCCTCCACATGAGCCCACAGGAAAAAATA atgACACTAGTGTCACTGCTGCGGTCGTTCTTTCCTGCATTGCGGTCTTCAGTGTTATTCTCATTGCTGTGATTGTCTACATGCGCAGGAAACGACGAAGCACGTT ACAATTCCGCATGTCACGACtgaatgaagatgatgatatGATTGGTGACATGGATGATTTCATTGGCAGTTCTGACAACAACGAACCCAGCTTCACAAACTCCCAATATAATTTAACACGCTGA